In Amyelois transitella isolate CPQ chromosome 13, ilAmyTran1.1, whole genome shotgun sequence, a genomic segment contains:
- the LOC106134570 gene encoding uncharacterized protein LOC106134570, with amino-acid sequence MGNLPQQRLLPGGYPFQCTGVDYAGPIMAASRQGRGCKLIKVYIAIFVCFTTKAIHLEVVSDLTSNKYLLALFRFISRRGKPDDIYSDNGTSFVGACNELSKFLKTNCDSLSEQLANDGIKFHFIPAYSPHYGGLWEAGVKSTKFHLRRVLGNCNLTFEELNTTLVQIEAILNSRPLTPLSSDPADCTPLTPGHFLIGRPLTSLPRHDIKDHSTASLSRFQRIEQLRQHFWARWSKEFVSELQHRTKWQKGNDTLKLGALVVVKEDHLPPLKWRLGRVIAVHPGSDGIVRVADITTSVGVIRRAFNRICPLPVDAEFG; translated from the coding sequence ATGGGCAATTTACCACAGCAGCGTCTCCTTCCAGGCGGTTACCCCTTTCAGTGCACTGGTGTGGACTATGCTGGTCCCATCATGGCTGCTAGTCGGCAAGGTCGCGGATGTAAGCTGATAAAAGTGTACATTGCAATTTTTGTGTGTTTCACCACTAAAGCTATCCATTTGGAGGTGGTGAGTGACTTAACgagtaataagtatttactagcattatttcgatttatttCGCGACGGGGAAAGCCCGATGATATTTATTCCGATAACGGTACCTCATTCGTAGGGGCCTGCAATGAACTTTCGaagtttcttaaaactaaTTGTGATTCCTTGAGCGAACAATTAGCTAATGATGGTATCAAATTCCATTTTATCCCTGCGTATAGCCCTCATTACGGCGGTCTTTGGGAAGCGGGTGTTAAGTCAACAAAATTCCACCTTAGGCGAGTGTTGGGAAATTGTAACCTTACGTTTGAAGAGCTTAACACCACGTTAGTCCAGATTGAGGCAATATTAAATTCACGTCCACTGACGCCTCTGTCTTCCGATCCAGCAGATTGCACCCCATTGACTCCAGGACATTTTTTGATAGGCCGGCCTCTTACTTCACTTCCACGGCATGATATCAAGGACCATTCCACTGCTTCATTATCACGTTTCCAACGAATAGAGCAGTTACGCCAGCATTTTTGGGCTCGTTGGAGTAAGGAGTTCGTATCTGAGTTGCAGCACAGAACCAAGTGGCAAAAGGGCAACGATACACTGAAGCTGGGTGCATTGGTCGTCGTAAAGGAAGATCATCTACCTCCTCTCAAATGGCGATTGGGAAGAGTCATTGCCGTCCATCCTGGATCAGATGGAATTGTTCGAGTGGCAGACATCACCACATCTGTTGGAGTCATACGAAGAGCTTTTAATAGGATTTGCCCACTACCCGTCGACGCAGAGTTTGGTTGA